The Hydrogenothermus marinus genome has a window encoding:
- the galU gene encoding UTP--glucose-1-phosphate uridylyltransferase GalU: MKKIKKAVIPVAGFGTRFLPATKATPKEMMPIVDKPIIQYIVEEAVASGIETIVFITGRHKRAIEDHFDYAPDLELALEKSGKEELLQIVKQISDMAEFVYIRQKEQLGLGHAILTAQPVIGNEPFAVLLGDELIINNENPGLKQLIDVYYKFGKSVLGTTNVPKEETYKYGIIEGNDIEDGVKLVNYMVEKPKPEEAPSTSAIIGRYILTPKIFDALKRTPFGKGGELQLTDALMTLRNEEAIYSKDIEGIRHDTGNKIGYIKAIIDFALEREDTRDFMKKLLLEKASQINEKV, from the coding sequence ATGAAAAAAATTAAAAAAGCAGTTATTCCAGTAGCAGGATTTGGAACAAGATTTTTACCTGCTACAAAAGCAACACCAAAAGAGATGATGCCAATAGTTGATAAACCAATTATTCAATATATAGTTGAAGAAGCAGTAGCATCTGGAATAGAAACAATAGTATTTATAACAGGAAGACATAAAAGAGCAATAGAAGATCATTTTGATTATGCACCAGATTTAGAATTAGCTTTAGAAAAATCAGGTAAAGAAGAGCTTTTACAAATTGTAAAACAGATTTCAGATATGGCAGAGTTTGTATATATAAGACAGAAAGAACAGCTTGGACTTGGACATGCTATCTTAACAGCACAGCCGGTTATTGGAAATGAGCCTTTTGCAGTTTTACTTGGAGATGAGCTTATAATTAATAATGAAAACCCAGGATTAAAGCAACTTATAGATGTTTATTATAAATTTGGTAAATCTGTTCTCGGAACTACAAATGTACCAAAGGAAGAAACATATAAATATGGAATAATAGAAGGAAATGATATAGAAGATGGAGTTAAACTTGTAAATTATATGGTAGAAAAACCAAAACCAGAAGAAGCACCTTCAACATCTGCAATTATAGGGAGATATATCCTTACACCTAAAATATTTGATGCATTAAAAAGAACGCCTTTTGGGAAAGGTGGAGAATTACAGCTTACAGATGCTTTAATGACATTAAGAAATGAGGAAGCTATATACTCAAAAGATATAGAAGGAATTAGACATGATACAGGAAATAAAATTGGATATATTAAAGCAATTATTGATTTTGCTTTGGAAAGAGAAGACACAAGAGATTTTATGAAAAAGCTTTTACTTGAAAAAGCATCTCAAATAAATGAAAAAGTTTAA
- a CDS encoding tetratricopeptide repeat protein yields the protein MKKQKPPVEENVDLELEYKLLHLYDRLKPYLKYIVAGLIAIILLIISVIYRNAKLNEKLNQASIYIYKIQSEIDSKKYKEAEKDIKFFKANFADTPYIKLVYALEINLNKEQNKNTKDLTKKLKKHIKTDQFKAYFTEYEGYLDYKDKNYNKALNNLNKIKQNDFNYLSALTLKGIIYNIQGQKDKAKEIFEEINQLSKNRFRYFESLSKESL from the coding sequence ATGAAAAAACAAAAACCGCCAGTAGAAGAAAATGTAGATTTAGAACTTGAATATAAATTACTTCATTTATATGATAGATTAAAACCTTATTTAAAATATATTGTAGCAGGATTAATAGCTATTATTTTACTAATTATTTCTGTTATTTATAGAAATGCAAAACTAAATGAAAAACTAAATCAAGCATCTATTTATATATATAAAATCCAGTCAGAAATAGATTCAAAAAAATATAAAGAAGCAGAAAAAGATATAAAATTTTTTAAAGCAAACTTTGCAGACACACCTTATATAAAACTTGTTTATGCTTTAGAAATAAATCTAAATAAAGAGCAAAATAAAAATACAAAAGATTTGACAAAAAAGTTAAAAAAACATATAAAAACAGATCAGTTTAAAGCATACTTTACAGAGTATGAAGGATATTTAGATTATAAAGATAAAAACTATAACAAAGCATTAAATAATTTAAACAAAATAAAACAAAATGATTTTAATTATCTTTCAGCTTTAACATTAAAAGGAATAATTTATAATATTCAAGGTCAAAAAGACAAAGCAAAAGAGATTTTTGAGGAAATAAATCAACTTTCAAAAAATAGATTTAGATATTTTGAATCACTTTCAAAGGAGAGTTTATAA
- the purC gene encoding phosphoribosylaminoimidazolesuccinocarboxamide synthase — protein MEKREKLYEGKAKIIYKTDEPDKVIMEFKDSATAFDAVKKAEIKGKGVINNTIATFFFELLKDKGIPSHYIKKLSDNEMLVYKVDIIPVEVVVRNLAAGSIVKRLGIKEKTEFNPPLVEFYLKNDELHDPIICEQHIYAMNLAKPEEVAKMKELALKINEILKEFMKENGIILVDFKLEFGRKGDEIVLADEISPDTCRFWDIKTGESLDKDRFRFDLGDLIEGYKKVLEKLEGNNEKN, from the coding sequence ATGGAAAAGAGAGAAAAACTTTATGAAGGAAAAGCAAAAATAATATATAAAACAGATGAGCCTGATAAAGTAATAATGGAATTTAAAGATAGTGCTACTGCTTTTGATGCAGTAAAAAAGGCAGAAATTAAAGGTAAAGGGGTAATAAATAATACAATTGCTACTTTCTTTTTTGAACTTTTAAAAGATAAAGGAATACCAAGTCATTATATAAAAAAGTTATCAGATAATGAAATGCTTGTTTATAAAGTTGATATAATTCCTGTAGAAGTAGTAGTAAGAAATTTAGCAGCAGGAAGTATAGTAAAAAGGCTTGGTATAAAAGAAAAAACAGAGTTTAATCCACCACTTGTAGAGTTTTACTTAAAAAATGATGAACTACATGATCCAATTATATGCGAACAACATATATATGCTATGAATCTTGCAAAACCTGAAGAAGTTGCAAAAATGAAAGAGCTTGCATTAAAGATAAATGAAATTTTAAAAGAGTTTATGAAAGAAAATGGAATTATTTTAGTTGATTTTAAACTTGAGTTTGGAAGAAAAGGAGATGAAATAGTACTTGCAGATGAAATTTCACCTGACACATGTAGATTTTGGGATATAAAAACTGGAGAAAGTCTTGATAAAGATAGATTTAGATTTGATCTTGGAGATTTAATAGAAGGATATAAAAAAGTACTTGAAAAACTGGAGGGGAATAATGAAAAAAATTAA